CAGGCGCGAGTTTCTCAAGGGTATGGGTGCAGTCGCTATCGGCGGTGGGATCCTCGGCGCGCCGGCGGTCATCCGGGCGCAGACCCGGAAGGGCGTCCCCTCGGACCCGGTGAAGATCGGCGTGCTCGCCTGGCGGGTCGGCATCCCGGCGCCGGTAGGGCAGGCCGGCCAGCGCGGAATCGAGTGGTGGGCGGAGCGCGTCAACAGGGCCGGCGGCATCCTCGGCCGGAGGGTGGACCTGATCATCGAGGAGGAGTCATCTCCGAAGGACACGGTCGAGCGTTTCAGGAAGCTGGCGCTCCAGCTCAAGGTGGACATGATCTCGGGCGCCGTCTCCACGGGGACCGGTCTCGCCCTCGGGCCGCTCGCGGAAGAGCTCCAGATGCTCTGGCTGGCCTGGGACGCGACCACGCAGAAGGGCGTCGAGGAGACGATCCCCAAGCCCAGGTACGCCTTCCGGAGCGTGGACAACGAGGTCGAGGCGATCGGCGGGGCCCTCCTCACGGCGAAGTACTTCAAGGGCATCAAGACCATCGCGGGGATCAACAACGACTACTCCTACGGCCGGGACTGCTGGGACGCGTACCGGGCGGTGCTCAAGCGCTACGTGCCCGACGTGAAGGATGTCCTCGAGCTCTGGCCCAAGCTCGGGGTCACGGACTTCACCTCCCACATCGCGGCGATCCAGCAGGCCAAACCGGACCTCCTCATGACGAGTTTCTGGTCGGGCGACACCACGATCTTGATGAAGCAGGCCGCCGCCGTCGGACTGTTCAAGACGATGAAGGGCTGCTTCACGACGGGCGGGGGCGTGCACGACTCGCTGAAGAAGGAGTTCACGCCCGAAGGGCTGATCCTGGGCTACAACAGCATGTACTTCAACCACGCGGGCGCGAGCCCGCTCTTGAAGCAGTTCGTCCGCGAGTACAAGGCCAAGTACAACGAGTACCCGCCCTACGAGTGCGATCACGCCTACTTCACGGTGGAGGCGTACAAGGCGGCGGTGGAGAAGGCCTACAAGGCGGCCGGCGAGTGGCCGACGAAGGAGCGGATCGCCAA
The genomic region above belongs to Candidatus Rokuibacteriota bacterium and contains:
- a CDS encoding ABC transporter substrate-binding protein; its protein translation is MERSRREFLKGMGAVAIGGGILGAPAVIRAQTRKGVPSDPVKIGVLAWRVGIPAPVGQAGQRGIEWWAERVNRAGGILGRRVDLIIEEESSPKDTVERFRKLALQLKVDMISGAVSTGTGLALGPLAEELQMLWLAWDATTQKGVEETIPKPRYAFRSVDNEVEAIGGALLTAKYFKGIKTIAGINNDYSYGRDCWDAYRAVLKRYVPDVKDVLELWPKLGVTDFTSHIAAIQQAKPDLLMTSFWSGDTTILMKQAAAVGLFKTMKGCFTTGGGVHDSLKKEFTPEGLILGYNSMYFNHAGASPLLKQFVREYKAKYNEYPPYECDHAYFTVEAYKAAVEKAYKAAGEWPTKERIAKALEGIEVESLSGKRSYREDHIQMCNFFQGITTHKNEFDFVTIDPVEVLPTTKIMKPSAGAKLYDWINATFPIKL